From Halorussus lipolyticus:
GGCCCATCATATTCTATCCGGGTTACCTCTCCATCTTCCTCCACCATCACAGACATTTGAGCCTCACCGTCAATTGCGACTCTTGAATAGTGCTCGTGTACTATATTAATTAATGTTGCCACATCACTAAAATTATGTCTTAAGAATTCAACCGTCACAAATAAACCTCCAAGGAAAAGCTCCGTACTCTTTAATTTCGTTGTGTCAGTATCGCCAGAATCAATGAAGGTATCTAGTTCTAGATCTTCTTGCTCAGCTAGTTTTTCTACCGTTTCTGTAGTGTCGTGATATGATAATTCCTCCTTAGACTCTGCTCCGGCAAGACCTAACGGGACAAATGCAATGTCGGCATCCGTATTACATCCTAGTTCCTTTGCTTCCCTGCGAACATCGAAACCCTCCTCAATAGATAAATTTTCGTGCATAAGAATACTTGCCACTGAAATACAATAATTGTGTCGTTCAATTGATTTTGAATATCTAAAAGAAAGAGGGTGTTCAAAGAGACAAAAGATACTTAGTCGAGGGGCTGAAACCATCGTTTACTTAACAAACGATAGAAGGGACCGATTCTGCGAGGCGAAGGATGAAGGCCGAGGTCGGGGTAATGTAGTGGGACTATGACCAACAGCGAATCAATCGACGATGTCCTCTGTTTCGACATGTACGGCACGCTCTGCGACACCAGCACCGTCACCGCGGCGCTCGGCGAACACTTAGACGTGGCCGACGGCTTCGTCGCCGACGTGGACGCCCTCTGGCGGCGGACCCAACTCCGGTACGCCCAGCAGGTCGCGCTGATGGACGACTACGCGCCCTTCTCGGAGGTCACGGAGCAGGCCCTCGACTACACGCTGAACTTCTACGACCTGAATCCCGCCGAGGACGCCCGCGAGCGAATCGTCGCCGCCTACGACGAGTTGGACCCCTACCCCGACGCCGCGGACGCACTCGACCGCCTCGGCGAGGAGTACACCGTGGCGGTCCTCTCGAACGGCAACCCCGAGATGCTGGAGACGATGGCGGAGAACGCTGGCCTCGCCGACCACCTCGATGCGGTCGTGAGCGCCCACGAGGTCCGGACGTTCAAGCCCGACCCGGCGGTCTACCGCAACGCGGCCGACCGCTTCGACCGCGAATTGGGAGGCTGTCGGCTGGTCTCCTCGAACCCGTGGGACGTGGCCGGAGCGAGTAGCGCCGGGATGGCGACGGCGTGGGTCAACCGGTCGCGCGAACCCGCCGAGGAGGTCGGCGGCGACGCGGACCTGACCGTCGAGTCGCTGTCCGCGCTCGCCGACGCGCTGTAATCTCGATTACCGTCGGTCGTCCGTCGATTACCGCCGCCCGCGGGCCGACTCCCGACGGAAAATGTTGAAGCCGGGACAGGCTTCGACCTCCGGCAAATACTGCGAGGATTCGGCGTCAAATTTTCGCTATCCTTCGATTTCCCCGATATTTTACGACTCGGAAGCCGGAATATTCCCGTATAATTATTAATGATGTTCGCGTGGCTTGATAGCATGGCACGGAGAGAAAAAGCGGACGTGTCGCGCCGAGACGTGGTGAAGATGGCAGGAGCCACCGGCTTGGCGGGACTGGGGGTCGCGGGAAGTGCGAGCGCACAGGAGAATCCACCCATCGGGAACTTCCCGATTCAGGGCAATCCGACCTTCGGGTTCACGGTTCCACAGTCCGGACCGTACTCGTCGGAGGGCCAAGACGAGTTACGGGCGTATCGACTCGCGGTCGAACACCTCAACAACGGCGGGGGCTGGGTAGACAACTGGTCGGACCTGACGGGCAACGGCGTACTGGGCAATCAGGTCGAGTTCGTGTCGGGGGACACCGCGACCGACGCCGACACCGCCCGACAGACCGCTCGCCGGATGATTCAGCGCGACGGGGCCATCATGCTGTCGGGTGGCTCCTCCAGCGCGGTCGCAATTGCGATTCAGGAACTGTGTCAGCGCGAGAAGGTCAACTACATGTGCTGTCTGACCCACTCGAACGACACCACGGGCAAGTCCTGCGTTCGCTACTCCTTCCGGGAGATGTTCAACGCCTACATGAGTGCCCAAGCACTCGTCCCGCCCGTCACCGACGAGTACGGCGGGAGCAACAACTTCTACCAGTTGTACGCCGACTACACGTGGGGCCAGACGGTTCAGTCCTCGATGAGCCAGTTCTTCGGCGAGGCCGGATGGAACGAAATGAACAGCGTCGCCACGCCGCTGGGCACCAAGGACTTCTCGTCGTACCTCTCGCAGGTGCCGCGAGGAGAGACCGACGTGCTGTTCCTGAACCACTACGGTCTCGACGGCGCGAACTCGCTGAGTCAGGCCAAGGAGATGGGACTGGACGAGGACATGGAAATCATCGTCCCGCTGTACAACCGACCGATGGCACAGGCCGCGGGCGGCAGTATCGAAGGCGTGTTCGGTACCGTCGCGTGGGACTCCCAAATCGACAACGAACCGTCGAACCAGTTCACCTCCGCCTTCCAAGAGAAGTACGAGCGCATCCCGTCGGGACCGGCCCAACTGGCCTACGCCCAGACGCTCCAGTACGCCGCGGCAGTCGAGCGCGCTGGCACCTTCTACCCGCCGGAGGTCATCAGACAGTTGGAGGACCACGAGTACGACAACATCGGGATGGGCCAAGAGACGATGCGGGCCTGCGACCATCAGGCCCAGCGCGCGGTCCCCGTCGTCAAGGGACTGCCCGAGGGCGAACAACAGCAGGGCCAGTTCTTCGAAATCGTGAATCTCACGTCGAGGGACACGCTGGGCTACGCCTGCGACGAGGGTCCGGCAGGGGAGTGCGAACTCGGCCCCTACGAGTAGTCGAGAACCCCCTCTTTGGGGTGCTGTTCAGGTTCAAATGAAGGAACTAACCTTTATGCTTGCGAGAGGATACCACACAGACATGGTGGGGAATCGAAACTCGACTGCGCCGTCCTCGGAGGGAAGACCGTGAGTCTCCTCGCCGAGACGGTGACGGTACTGCTGAACGGTCTCCAACAGGGCGCAATCTACGTGTTGGTGGCAATCGGATTGTCAATCATCCTCGGGACGCTGAAGTTCGTCAACTTCGCCCACGGCGCGCTCTATCTGATAGGGACCTACGCCGGACTGCTCATCACCCTCGAAATCACGCTGACCGACGGGAAACTCGCCGACTGGGGCTACACCACGCTCGGCCTCGGATGGGGCTTTCTGCCCGCGCTCCTCATCGTCCCGGTGCTGGTGTTCGTGGTCGGATTAGCGATGGAGCGGTTCGTCGCCAGACCGTTCTACGACAGGCCCGACACCGACCAGATTCTGCTGACGTTCGGGTTGGCCATCGTGGTCCAAGAGGTCTTCAAAATCCTGTTCGGCGGCCAGAGCTACAACTTCGCCCGGCCCGGTTGGGCCAGCGGACAAGTGGGCCTTCCCATCGTGGGCACCTTCCCCGAGTGGCGTCTCTACATCATCGGGATTACGGCCGCCGTGGTGGTGCTGGTCTACGGTCTCATCGAGTACACCGACTTCGGACTGGTCGTCCGCGCCGGAACCAGAGACGCCGAGATGGTCGAACTGCTGGGCATCAAACTCTCGCGGCCCTATCTGATGGTGTTCGGCGTCGGGGCGGCGCTGGCAGGCGTCGCGGGCGTCGTCGGCGGCCCGCTCTACGCGGTCAACCCCAACATCGGAACCGAGGTGCTGGTCCCGTCCTTCCTCGTCGTGGTCATCGGAGGAGTCGGGTCCATCTCGGGGGCAGTCCTCGGGGGCATCCTCATCGGCGAGACGCTGGCGATTATGGTCGCCATCGCACCCCAGTGGTCGCAGGTCGGCATCTACGTGCTGGCCGCCGTGGTCTTGCTGGCCAGACCGCAGGGCCTACTGGGGGCCGAGGAGGTGACGCCGTGAGCGACGAACCCGCCGAGACTCCGGACGCCCCGGAGGACACCGGCACTGCAGTCGAGCGAACTCGGCGCGAACTCCCTTCGTGGGAGCGAATTCGCCAAAGCGAGTGGTTCGTGGTCGGCGTGACCACGCTCGCAGTCGCGGTCTTCCCGTGGCTGTTCGCCCGCGCCCCGGTCATCAGCGGCGTTCTGCGCGGGTATCAGGACTTGGCCACCCTCATCCTCATCTGGGGCATCTTCGCCATGGGGTTCAACCTCCTGCTGGGGTACACCGGCCTGCTGTCGTTCGGTCACGCCGCGTTCTGGGGCGGCGCGGCCTACGCCGCCGGGGTGTTCAGCGCGCAGGTGTCGTCGAGTCCGATACTCATCATCCTCGCGGGCACCGCGTTCGCGGCGCTGTCGGCGTGGATACTGGGGTTCATCTCGCTCCGGCGCGGGGGCATCTACTTCGCCATCCTGACGCTGGCGTTCGGTCAGATGGCCTACTACATGGCGCTGTCGCCGATGGCGTGGATTACCGGCGGGGAGAACGGTTTCACCGGCGTCGAACTCGGCAAACTGTTCGGGGTCTTCCACCTCCGGTATCCGGTGCCCGGCATCAGTTGGCTAATCGGGACGTGGAAGTACGTGCTGGTCGGCGGGGTCGCGGTCCTCTGCGTGGCTGTCGCCAACCGCATCCTCCACTCGCCCTACGGGATGGTGTTCCGGGCGATTCGGGAGAACGACCAGCGCGCCGAGTTCGTGGGCCTGAACGTCTGGCGCTACAAACTGATGGCGTTCATCATCTCCGGAGCGTTCGCGGGCATCGCCGGGAGTCTCTACACCATCTACAGCGCCTACGTCCCGCTGTCGTCGTTCTACTGGACGACGAGTGGCGAGGTCGTTATCATGGCCGTGCTGGGCGGGGTCGGGTCGCTGTTCGGTCCCATCCTCGGTGCGGGCATCTACCTCTACGTCGAGAACATCGTCAGCGGGGTTCAGCAGTTGACCCTGCCGTTCACCGGACCGAACGAGTACCTGACGCTGGTCCAAGAGCCAGTCGTCCTGATGGACGGGTTCGGGGCCTACTGGCACCTGATTCTGGGACTGGTGTTCGTCGCAGTCGTGGTCCTGTTCCCGCGGGGCATCTGGGGCCTGCTGGAGGACTTGGGCGGTGCCTTGCGAAAACTGGGCGGTGGTCGGTGATGGCTCTGCTCGAAACCCACAACCTGACCAAATCATTCGGCGGCCTCGTGGCGGTGGACGACGTGAACCTCGAAATCGAGGAGGGCGAGTCCATCTCGGTCATCGGGCCGAACGGGGCGGGCAAGTCCACGCTCATCAACCTCGTCACGAGGATGCTCGACGCCACGGAGGGTGACATCGAGTTCGAGGGCGACTCGATTCTCCACGCCGAACCCCACGAGGTGGTCCAGAAAGGGGTGAGCAGGTCCTTCCAGACCGCCTCCATCTTCCCGGAGTTGACGGTCGAGGAGAACGCCCAAATCGCGGCGCTGGCGGCCGAACACGGCTCGTTCCGGTTCAACTTCCTGCGCCATCGGGACAACTACGGCGAGGTGGACAGGTTGGCCCGCCGGACGCTGGACGCGGTGGGACTGCTCGGCCAGCGCGACGTGACCGCCGAGGACCTGCCCTACGGCGACAAGCGCCGGTTGGAGTTGGGCATCGCGCTGGCGAGCGAACCGAGTCTACTGCTGATGGACGAACCGACCGCGGGGATGTCGCCCGAGGAGACCGCCGACACGGTGGAACTCATCGAGGAAGTCAAAGAGGAACTCGGCCTGACCATCCTGCTGGTCGAACACGACATGGAGGTCGTCTTCAACGTCTCGGACCGCATCGTGGTGCTGAACCGCGGGTCGGTCATCGCCGAGGGACCGCCAGAGGAAGTTCAGGGCGACCCCGAGGTCCAAGAGGCGTATCTCGGAGGTGTCGATGCGTGAGTTTGCTAACACTCGATGCGGTGGACGCTTTTTACGGCGAGAGCCACATCCTGCGGGACGTGTCGCTGAACGTCGAGGAGGGCGAGGTCTGTTCGCTCCTCGGGCGGAACGGCGCGGGCAAGACCACCACGCTCCGGTCGATTTCGGGGGCGCGACCGCCGGAGGTCCGGGACGGGCGCATCTCGTTCAAGGGCGAGGACATCACCGCGATGGACCCCGAGGACATCTCGGCGCGAGGCCTCTCGCTGGTGCCGGAGGAACGGCGCATCTTCCCGAACCTCACGGTGGCCGAGAACCTCCACCTCGCGGAGGTGTCGGAGAACAAGTCGAACACGGTCGGGCGGTCGCTGGGGCAGGTAGAGGTCGAACACGTCGGGATGACGACCGACGAGGTGTACGACGAGTTCCCGCGACTCCGCGAGCGCAAGTCCCAGCAGGCCGGGACGCTCTCGGGGGGCGAACAGCAGATGCTGGCCATCGCTCGGGCGCTCAAGCAGAACACCGACCTGCTTCTGCTGGACGAACCCTACGAGGGGTTGGCACCCCAGATTATCGCCGACGTGGAAGACGCCATCCGGCGCATCAGGGAGTCGGGGACCACGATTCTGCTGGTCGAGCAGAACGCCATCGCGGCCATGGACATCGCCGACCGGTGTTACGTGGTGGACCAAGGGAGCATCGTCTTCGAAGGAACCGCAGACGAGTTACGAGCAGATGACGAAACGAGAGACCGATACCTCGGCGTCTGAGGCATCGAGCGACCAGTCAACCGAGACGACCGCGACCGGCGAGACCGATGCAGTCCCGACCGACGAGACCGAAGCCCTGTTCGACGCGCTGGTCGAGGAGGGCGTCCTCGCGGTGGGCGAGCGGGGCGTCCGGACCACCGACGAGTTCGACGACACCCACGCCGTCTATCACGATTCGTACGTCGGCGTCTCCGACGACGAGTTTCACGAGGCCGTCTCTGCGACGTTCGGCCTGCCGGACCGAGCGTCGGCGGCCGACCTCGTGACCGACCGCGGCGTGACCAGAGACGAGTTCGTGGTCTACCTCGCGGTGGATTCGCACCTCGATAGGGAGGCCGCAACCGAGGAGTTGGCCGCGATGGCCGGGATGATTTGGGAAGTCGTACCCGACTCGCCGGTCCCGGCCGACCTCGCGGACGTGACCGACGACCCCCAATCGCTCCTCGCCAGCGAGGAGCGCGCGCTGATTTCGGTCTGGAAGCGATTCTGCGACCCCTGTGACGCGACCAAGGACGACCTCGATACGCTCCTCGGTGCGGTGCCCGACGACGTGGCGCTGGCGGGCGTGGACGGCGAGGCCGCAGTCGAGTTCTGCCAGCGTCACCGAGTCGAGTCCGCGCCGGGGTTCGTCCTCGCGGACGGCGACGACCGCCAGACTCTCTGCGAGTCGGACGCCGAGACAGCGGCCGAGGAGGTGCGCGCGTTCTACGAGGAGTGAAGGCTCCTCGACTGACCGGGCAAGCAATCAAATAAGTTCTCTAAAGCAATCCATACAATTTCAAAACACCTTCAGAGATGTCTTTCGAGCGGATGCGCCCGACGGGCGCATCCGCGGGCGCTCGGTGCCACAGACCACCGGGACGCGCTCGGCGAAGCAACTGCCGGAACGCACTCGGCCGAACAGACCGCCGTTTGGGTGGATGAAGGGGCCACCCGGTCGCGTTCAATTCAGTCGCTCGTCGGCCGCTATCCGTCGCAACTACGTCCGTCGGATATGCCGACGAGCGACCGCGAGCGGGTGGGGGCTTCAAAAGGAGTTCACGACTCCGGTTAGTGTCGAGTCGGTCGAGATGCAAAGCGGCCGTCGAGAATCCCAGTGGAGAAAACTGCGCCGGTTCCCGCGTTACTGTTCCTCCATCGAACCAGTCACGAGTACGGGTCTCTCCGCCTGCAAAATCACCGACTGGGAGACGCTCCCGAAGATGGCCTTCCCCGCCGGCGAGCGGTTCCGCCCGCCGACGCAGATGCAGTCGGCGTCCTCGTTCTGGGCGAACTCCAAAACCGCCACGGCGGGTTCGCCGCTCCGCTCGGAGATTTCGGTCTCGACGCCCGCGTTTTCCAGTACCTCCTCGGCCCGCCGGACCGACCCGACCTGCGTCGCGGACGCGCCGTCGGGGTTCTCGGTGAAGACGTGGAGGAGCGTCGCGCGAACTTCGTCGGCCGACCGCGGGAGGTCGGCGACCGCTCGGGCTTGGCGCTGGGCGCGGTCGGACTCCTCGTCAACTGCGATGACGACGTGGTACATGGTACCAGCCACGACGAACGCAGACTTAGGTGTTCGGCCGAAGTTCGCTCGCCGAGAAGGATACAAAAGCGTGGCTCAGGAGTTCTCGTCGGGATGCTCGGCGTCGGCCATCTCCGAGACGAGGACGACCAGCGCCAGCGGCACGCCGAGAGCCAGACCCACCGTCACGACGCCGTAGACCGCCAGACCCAGTGGCGTCGGCGCGAGTTCGATTAGCCCGAGGAGTTTCACGGAAGTCAGGTCTCTCGGCCCGGCGACGCCGAGCATGGCCCCAACGACCCCGGTGAGGGCCACGATGAGGCCGTAGAATCCAACGACGAACGACCGACCGCCGAACGTCTCGCTCACGACCGACAGTGAGGGCGGCGGAAGGATTAGCCTTTTCATCCGTTCGACCCCAACCTCCGGTATGAGCGAGAAAGACATGCTGGCGTATCTCCTCGGGGGAATCGCAATTCTCATGTTTGCGATGGGTATCATCCTCGCGCTGACCTAATCCGGGCCTTCGACTGGGACGGTCCCGCGAGTGGTTTCGTTACGGGTACGACCGGAAACGCAGTTCGACGTCGAGAAAACGGCGCGTCGGCTACTCGGCGCGAAAGAACGGAAAAGCGACGTTCGAGATTACTCTTCTTCGATGGTCTCGCCGCCGTCGGCGCGGACCTCCTCTCCGCCGTCGGTGGCGATAGCGGTCTCGCGCTTACGCTCGAACCACTCCCACTCCTTGGTCTTCATGCCGTCGTCTTCGAGGTCCCACGGGTCGCCGCTCTCGACGCGGGGGCCTTCGAGCCACGAGACGACGAGGTTGTAGACGAAGATGAGTTGGCCGAAGCCCATGACGAACGCACCGACCGTCGCAACGAGGTGGAGGTCGGTGAACTGCGGGAGGTAGGTGGCGTAGCGCCGGGGCATCCCGCCGTAGCCCAGCAGGAGCATGGCGAGGAAGGTCACGTTGCTACCGATCATCGTGAGCCAGAAGTGCCACTTGGCCAGCGTCCGCTGGTACATCCGACCGGTGAACATCGGGAACCAGTAGTAGATGCCTGCGAATCCGGCCATGGCGATGGCACCCATCACGATGAAGTGGAAGTGCCCGACGACGTAGTAGGTGTCGTGAAGCACGAGGTCCACGGGGATGGACGCGAGGAAGACGCCCGTGACGCCCCCAAGGATGAAGTTCTGGACGAAGCCGATGCAGAACAGCATCGGTGCGACGAGTCGAAGTCGGCCGTTCCACATCGTCGTAATCCAGTTGAACACCTTGACCGCGCTGGGCACTGCAATTGCCAAGGATACTGCCATGAAGCTAGCCCGGATGCGGGGGTCGATGCCCGTACTGAACATGTGGTGTGCCCACACGCCGAAGCTCAGGACACCGATTGCCAGCGTCGAGTAGACGACGAACTTGAACCCGAACAGCTTCCGGCCCGCGAAGCGGGGCAGGATAAGGCTGACGAGTCCCATCGGGGGTAGCACGAGGATGTACACTTCGGGGTGTCCGAAGAACCAGAACAGGTGTTGCCAGAGAATCGGACCGCCACCTTCCGCCGCGAAGAACGTCGTGGCGAAGTTCCGGTCCATCAGGAGCATCACGAGCGCGCTCCCCAGCAGGGGGAACGAGAACAGGATGAGACCCGACTGGGTAATCATCGTCCACGAGAAGATGTCGAGTTTCTCCCAGCCAACGTCCTCGCCGCGCTCGGTGAAGATGGTGGCGATGAAGTTGATGGCACCCATCGTCGCGGAGACGCCCGAGAGGTGTAGACCCAACAGCATCAGGTCCACGCCGGGGTTGGTCTGCTCCACCGAGAGGGGCGTGTACATCGTCCACGAGGTCTGTGCAGGCTGAATGTCACCGCTGGTCAGTGTGGCCAGTGGGAAGCCCGCCCAGATGAGGACCGCCGCGGGCGGCAGGAGCCAGAACGCGATGGCGTTGATGCGCGGGAAGGCCATGTCGTCCGCGCCGATGAGGAGCGGGATGAAGTAGTTCCCGAACGCCGCGATGATGGGCGTCCCGAACAGGAACAGCATCGTGATGCCGTGTGTCGTCAGCAGGGCGTTGTAGAAGTTCGCCCCGATGATGAACTGCTCGGGAACCGCGAGTTCGGTCCGCATGATGAGGACGGCGATGCCGCCCCACGCGAACGCAAAGAGACCGTAG
This genomic window contains:
- the ctaD gene encoding cytochrome c oxidase subunit I, which translates into the protein MGVLLVGVAAFLTRLEDWRSYTPLAGGGYVGEQTGHAHSEKPAGIVRWLTTVDHKDIGLLYGFYGLFAFAWGGIAVLIMRTELAVPEQFIIGANFYNALLTTHGITMLFLFGTPIIAAFGNYFIPLLIGADDMAFPRINAIAFWLLPPAAVLIWAGFPLATLTSGDIQPAQTSWTMYTPLSVEQTNPGVDLMLLGLHLSGVSATMGAINFIATIFTERGEDVGWEKLDIFSWTMITQSGLILFSFPLLGSALVMLLMDRNFATTFFAAEGGGPILWQHLFWFFGHPEVYILVLPPMGLVSLILPRFAGRKLFGFKFVVYSTLAIGVLSFGVWAHHMFSTGIDPRIRASFMAVSLAIAVPSAVKVFNWITTMWNGRLRLVAPMLFCIGFVQNFILGGVTGVFLASIPVDLVLHDTYYVVGHFHFIVMGAIAMAGFAGIYYWFPMFTGRMYQRTLAKWHFWLTMIGSNVTFLAMLLLGYGGMPRRYATYLPQFTDLHLVATVGAFVMGFGQLIFVYNLVVSWLEGPRVESGDPWDLEDDGMKTKEWEWFERKRETAIATDGGEEVRADGGETIEEE
- a CDS encoding substrate-binding protein, whose product is MARREKADVSRRDVVKMAGATGLAGLGVAGSASAQENPPIGNFPIQGNPTFGFTVPQSGPYSSEGQDELRAYRLAVEHLNNGGGWVDNWSDLTGNGVLGNQVEFVSGDTATDADTARQTARRMIQRDGAIMLSGGSSSAVAIAIQELCQREKVNYMCCLTHSNDTTGKSCVRYSFREMFNAYMSAQALVPPVTDEYGGSNNFYQLYADYTWGQTVQSSMSQFFGEAGWNEMNSVATPLGTKDFSSYLSQVPRGETDVLFLNHYGLDGANSLSQAKEMGLDEDMEIIVPLYNRPMAQAAGGSIEGVFGTVAWDSQIDNEPSNQFTSAFQEKYERIPSGPAQLAYAQTLQYAAAVERAGTFYPPEVIRQLEDHEYDNIGMGQETMRACDHQAQRAVPVVKGLPEGEQQQGQFFEIVNLTSRDTLGYACDEGPAGECELGPYE
- a CDS encoding haloacid dehalogenase type II: MTNSESIDDVLCFDMYGTLCDTSTVTAALGEHLDVADGFVADVDALWRRTQLRYAQQVALMDDYAPFSEVTEQALDYTLNFYDLNPAEDARERIVAAYDELDPYPDAADALDRLGEEYTVAVLSNGNPEMLETMAENAGLADHLDAVVSAHEVRTFKPDPAVYRNAADRFDRELGGCRLVSSNPWDVAGASSAGMATAWVNRSREPAEEVGGDADLTVESLSALADAL
- a CDS encoding ABC transporter ATP-binding protein, which codes for MALLETHNLTKSFGGLVAVDDVNLEIEEGESISVIGPNGAGKSTLINLVTRMLDATEGDIEFEGDSILHAEPHEVVQKGVSRSFQTASIFPELTVEENAQIAALAAEHGSFRFNFLRHRDNYGEVDRLARRTLDAVGLLGQRDVTAEDLPYGDKRRLELGIALASEPSLLLMDEPTAGMSPEETADTVELIEEVKEELGLTILLVEHDMEVVFNVSDRIVVLNRGSVIAEGPPEEVQGDPEVQEAYLGGVDA
- a CDS encoding universal stress protein, with translation MYHVVIAVDEESDRAQRQARAVADLPRSADEVRATLLHVFTENPDGASATQVGSVRRAEEVLENAGVETEISERSGEPAVAVLEFAQNEDADCICVGGRNRSPAGKAIFGSVSQSVILQAERPVLVTGSMEEQ
- a CDS encoding DUF7520 family protein yields the protein MSETFGGRSFVVGFYGLIVALTGVVGAMLGVAGPRDLTSVKLLGLIELAPTPLGLAVYGVVTVGLALGVPLALVVLVSEMADAEHPDENS
- a CDS encoding thioredoxin domain-containing protein, whose translation is MTKRETDTSASEASSDQSTETTATGETDAVPTDETEALFDALVEEGVLAVGERGVRTTDEFDDTHAVYHDSYVGVSDDEFHEAVSATFGLPDRASAADLVTDRGVTRDEFVVYLAVDSHLDREAATEELAAMAGMIWEVVPDSPVPADLADVTDDPQSLLASEERALISVWKRFCDPCDATKDDLDTLLGAVPDDVALAGVDGEAAVEFCQRHRVESAPGFVLADGDDRQTLCESDAETAAEEVRAFYEE
- a CDS encoding ABC transporter ATP-binding protein; its protein translation is MSLLTLDAVDAFYGESHILRDVSLNVEEGEVCSLLGRNGAGKTTTLRSISGARPPEVRDGRISFKGEDITAMDPEDISARGLSLVPEERRIFPNLTVAENLHLAEVSENKSNTVGRSLGQVEVEHVGMTTDEVYDEFPRLRERKSQQAGTLSGGEQQMLAIARALKQNTDLLLLDEPYEGLAPQIIADVEDAIRRIRESGTTILLVEQNAIAAMDIADRCYVVDQGSIVFEGTADELRADDETRDRYLGV
- a CDS encoding branched-chain amino acid ABC transporter permease encodes the protein MSDEPAETPDAPEDTGTAVERTRRELPSWERIRQSEWFVVGVTTLAVAVFPWLFARAPVISGVLRGYQDLATLILIWGIFAMGFNLLLGYTGLLSFGHAAFWGGAAYAAGVFSAQVSSSPILIILAGTAFAALSAWILGFISLRRGGIYFAILTLAFGQMAYYMALSPMAWITGGENGFTGVELGKLFGVFHLRYPVPGISWLIGTWKYVLVGGVAVLCVAVANRILHSPYGMVFRAIRENDQRAEFVGLNVWRYKLMAFIISGAFAGIAGSLYTIYSAYVPLSSFYWTTSGEVVIMAVLGGVGSLFGPILGAGIYLYVENIVSGVQQLTLPFTGPNEYLTLVQEPVVLMDGFGAYWHLILGLVFVAVVVLFPRGIWGLLEDLGGALRKLGGGR
- a CDS encoding branched-chain amino acid ABC transporter permease, which gives rise to MSLLAETVTVLLNGLQQGAIYVLVAIGLSIILGTLKFVNFAHGALYLIGTYAGLLITLEITLTDGKLADWGYTTLGLGWGFLPALLIVPVLVFVVGLAMERFVARPFYDRPDTDQILLTFGLAIVVQEVFKILFGGQSYNFARPGWASGQVGLPIVGTFPEWRLYIIGITAAVVVLVYGLIEYTDFGLVVRAGTRDAEMVELLGIKLSRPYLMVFGVGAALAGVAGVVGGPLYAVNPNIGTEVLVPSFLVVVIGGVGSISGAVLGGILIGETLAIMVAIAPQWSQVGIYVLAAVVLLARPQGLLGAEEVTP